In Deltaproteobacteria bacterium, one genomic interval encodes:
- a CDS encoding DUF2238 domain-containing protein, which translates to MNDRSASNSHTLKSYAKLPLILLIIYAVLCLLSLLAPKAGRLNWLMEVAPALIGIMVLFVTYKKFPMSRLIYWGVFIHALILLYGGHYTYAETPLGNWAKELFHLSRNHYDRVGHLALGFFPALIIREVLLRKTPLRRDGWFTFIILSVILAIGAFWELLEWWTTLLVASDVGTAFLGTQGDIWDAQWDMFLAIVGAAISLLLLSKRHDRSMKLVPT; encoded by the coding sequence ATGAATGATAGATCAGCGTCAAATAGCCATACTTTAAAAAGCTATGCCAAACTACCTTTAATACTTTTGATTATATACGCAGTTCTTTGTTTGCTAAGTCTACTCGCACCCAAAGCCGGGCGATTAAATTGGCTAATGGAAGTTGCACCTGCACTCATCGGTATTATGGTGTTATTTGTGACCTATAAAAAATTTCCTATGTCTCGTTTAATATATTGGGGTGTTTTCATCCACGCATTAATTTTATTATATGGCGGTCATTATACTTATGCTGAAACACCATTAGGCAATTGGGCTAAAGAACTCTTTCATCTAAGTCGTAATCACTATGACCGCGTTGGCCATTTGGCCCTAGGTTTTTTTCCGGCACTAATCATTCGCGAAGTGCTATTGCGTAAAACTCCCCTTCGTCGCGACGGGTGGTTTACATTCATTATTCTTTCTGTTATTCTGGCAATTGGCGCTTTTTGGGAGCTGCTTGAATGGTGGACGACCTTGCTAGTGGCCTCTGATGTTGGCACTGCTTTTTTAGGTACCCAAGGTGATATTTGGGATGCGCAATGGGATATGTTTCTAGCAATAGTGGGTGCGGCTATTTCGTTGCTGCTACTCTCAAAACGTCATGACCGATCGATGAAATTAGTACCAACATAG
- a CDS encoding cupin, translating to MKEFPLFMKNQSNRVPASAQNTEDIEGYYYDGPGGGQMAFWTYHANRVSQKHVHDFDEYFVVVAGQFTACFEDKEG from the coding sequence ATGAAAGAATTTCCATTGTTTATGAAAAACCAGAGTAACCGTGTGCCCGCTAGTGCACAAAATACTGAAGATATTGAAGGATACTATTACGATGGGCCTGGTGGTGGTCAAATGGCGTTCTGGACTTACCATGCCAATAGAGTTTCTCAAAAGCATGTGCATGATTTTGATGAGTATTTTGTTGTCGTTGCGGGTCAATTTACTGCGTGCTTTGAAGACAAAGAGGGCTA